TGTTACTGGGGCAAATCGTTGACACCAACTCCACCTGGATGGCGCAACAGCTCACCTCACTTGGGGTGAATATGTATTATAAGTCGGTGGTAGGCGATAACCCCGAACGGATGAGAGAAGTCTTGAGCCGCGCGCTCGAACGGGCGGATTTCGTCATTACCAGTGGTGGTCTCGGTCCCACACAAGACGATCTCACGCGCGAAGTTGTTGCTGAAGTCACTAGTCGTAAACTCATTCTCCATCAACCGTTCCTTGAGCAGATCCAGCATCGCTTTCGCAGTCGCGGTTTCATCATGACGCCGAACAATGAACGCCAGGCCTACATGCCAGAAGGCGCGATTCCTGTGACCAACCCCAACGGCACGGCGCCGTCGTTTGTCGTCGAAGATCCACGTGGTTCAATCTTCGTGCTTCCCGGTGTTCCATTTGAATTGAAGTGGTTGTTCGAGAACGAAGTCGCACCGTATCTACGTCGTAAATTCTCGCTCAATGAAATTATTACGTATCGTGTCCTCAAGGTGGCCGAGTTGGGCGAAAGCCGTGTCGATGATTTAATGGGGCACTTCATTGCCAACTCGAAGAACCCCACAGTGGGCGTGCTCGCTCATCCTGGACAAGTCGACATCCGCATCGCTGCCAAAGCGCCATCGAAAGAAGAGGCGATGAAACTGATCGCCCCGGTCGAAGCCGAAATGCGCCAAATCATAGGCAAGCATATCTTCGCGGTTGATGATGAAACGATAGAGCAGACGGTTGGCAATCTTCTACGCGAGAAAAAGAAGACGATTGCCGTCTGTGAAGATCTCACTGGTGGAATGGTCACCGATCGTTTGCAAGAAGCTGACCGCGAACGCTTCTTTGAAGGCATCATTTATAATGGGCAAACGTCACTGCGTCGTTTACTCACGCACTCGCGGCAAGCAAATCGCATCGATGAACTGCTCCGTGATCCACAGAAGTTAGCTGATGAACTCGCTTGGGCAGTACGAGAACAAGCGGGAAGCGATCTTGGCTTAGCAGTGTACTCACTCCCAGATCTCACAGACCAATCGCAAAACCTCGCTCGTGGGCAAACATTCCTCTCCATCACCGATGGGAAAGGTTTCAAGACCCGCCAGTATCAAATGGCAGGTCGCGGTCGTCCCGACCGCACCCGCATGAGCTTCAACGCCATGGCACTGGTGCGATTAGCGTTGATGGAAGGGATAGAGTAGGGCATGACGAGATAGAACTGTTCCAGTCCCTTCTCCCCTCGGGGGAGAAGGTTAGGATGAGGGGGATAAGGAAACACAACCCCTAAACCCGAGTTAGATGCGGCACGATGAGCACTATCATGTCGATTTCGTCGTGCTGCAGAGTGCTCTTTTGACTCTGTTCTGACTTCAGGAGCAATAACAATCCTTAGCGAGGGGTATTCTTCTTCTTGCGAGAGGGAGAAAAATGTCGAACCTTTGGTAACAGATCCTCCCCTGGTCGCCCTTCTCGCGTAGCTATCCAACCAACCAGGTCGGGCCGACTTCCAAACAGAACAATGACTTTGCCGTCACGTGGTGATCCAGGTTGTAACCCACCATCGACGCGCCATCCTCGTGCTGCACCGGGCAGCAAAGCAGCAGAAGGAGCTTCCACTCTGGTTATTCCTTGTTGTCGATGCCGACGGGCTTCTTCTTGGCAGGCGGGGTACGTTCCTGGTCCTCCAGTAAGGATTTCGGTAGGGAGGGTTGGAATATGCGCAGGATCATTATCTAGTTCTACAGCCCAGAGTGAGCGTCGGATGGTCAGCAAATCGTCAGGATCGGTAACCTCCTCATGACGCAAAAGCTCAGCCCATGCCCCATCTGGGGTATCACACAAATAGTGAACAGGTCCTTCTCCTTCTGCGTGCCAGCGGCCAGCGGGTTGGGAGGCATCTTCCCAGAGGAAGGGGAATCGTGGATCAGTGTGACGAAAGCCGATCATGTTACAGAGAAGGAGGTCAGTGAACGGGCGAGTTGTCGTACCTGCAACGGACCGGGGTCCTCAGGGTTCCATTCCTTGACGAGCACATCGGCTGGCGAACGATTCCCCAGCGCAGTTCGCTTGCGTATAAACCAACGCCGAATGCCGATGTCGTTGTACGCGCCAGCTAAATCGCCGGTAATCAAGGCAAGGAAATGCAAACGCGCAGCAATATCATCTGGTGTCGGGCGAGTACCGGTATGATACCGGCGCAAGCTCGATGGTGAGATGTGTAGGAGTTGTCCAAGAAGGTCAGCGCCAAGCGTAGCGACGAGGCCCGGCCACTCATATTGAGGCACAGGAGATTCATCAAGGACATCGTTGAGCTTTTGTAAAACCGCTGAGAGCTGTTTCGGGCTGCGATCTTTTTGCATTGTGAAGTCTGCGACAAGTCCCTGGCCGATACCCGCTCGTGATATTTGCTTGATCACACGTTGAAGGACCGGAATATCCAGCGTGTCGATGACTTCATTTGGGGGAAGGAGTCCCATTGCACCAGCGCGGGTAACGGTTGTGACCGCTCGACTTGCAATATGTGGCGAGTTAAACGGATCATGAACGGACTGGATTTAGATAATACTCATATCCTAAACGGTGCCCGATCGACACCTTGTTGTCAAGCAGTTGAGTGAAGAGTAGAGCCGAAAGGTTTCATAGGACACGACACGGCGTGCCGTATGAAACATCTTATTGTCTATCCGGAAACAACACCAACCCTCGTCGAACCCATTCCTGTGTGACCAAGCGCCCTAAGCCGGACTCGGTGATGTAGAGCGTTGTAAAGGCGGGGCCACCAAAGGCCACGTTGGTGACAATCTTATCTTCAGATGGAATGACCCGGTCGAGTTTGCCATCAGGCGCGAATACGATTGTTCCGCCACTTAGGATACCTGCGACGAGCACATAGCCTGCTTCATCGAGGCAGAGACTGTCGGGGAATGATCCGGTTGGCAAAGTGCCGAACAGGCGTTGTTCACCGACTCGTCCGGGAGAGAGGATGGGAAATGCGATGACATTGCCGGCAAATGTCTGCGCAACGATGAGTGTCTTGCCATCGGGAGTTAAGCCAATGCCGTTGGGATGCTGCAGGTTAGTCGCAACACGATGGATATGTTTGCCGTCGGGAGACGCGTAGTAGACACTGCCTGGACGTTTGGTTGGGTTGCCGGGAGTTTCCCGCAAGTTGGGATTACGCTGAATAGGGTCGGTGAAGTAGAAGTTCTCGTCTGTGTCAAAGACGAGATCGTTCGGGGCACTCAACTGTTGCCCATCACAAGAAGTGTAAAGGCGCTGGATCATGCCGTTCTTGTCAATGCGTTCGATCCGCCCGCCCTCGTAGTCGAGTGCTGGACCGATCGGCATACCATTATTCCAGTTGAAGCCGCCATTGTTGGTCACATAGAGTGCGCCATCAGGACCAATGGCAGCACCGTTTGGTCCACCACCAGTGCGAGCGAATACTGACGACTTGCCATCTGAGGCAACTCGTCGTATCTGTCCAGCGCGAATCTCAGTGACGTATACGCTGCCATCTTTGTTCCATACTGGACCTTCGGGGAATTCCAAGCCCGTAGCAACAACGGTTGCGCTCATGGTTATTTTCCCCCACAGACTTCCGCGACCAATTCATACGAGCGGATCTTGGCGGCGAAGTCGTACACGATTGTGACGACAGTGATGTCGGTGGTCTGATAGGCGTCGGCGACGGCTTCGAGTTGGGCTCTGACTTGATCTGGGGTGCCGTCGATGTTGACGCGACTGAACTGTTCTAAATAGGCACGCTCTTCGGGAGTGTAGGGATAGGAGAGTGCTTCTTCGGGGCTTGGCACTCCACGGCGACGATTCCTGACGATGTTGAGTCGCACGAGATTGCGACTCGAAGCCAGCCGTTTTGCTTCTTCGGCAGTTTCCGCACACACAATGTGCACGGCGACATTCACTAACGGCTCGGAGAGAAACTGCGAGGGCTGGAAACGCTTACGGTATGCTTCGGCAATGCGCGGGCCGTTTTCCGTGCCTGCGCCAAAGAAGTGCGCGTAGCTAAACGGTAAGCCACGTTCGGCGGCCATGTAGGCAGAGTCGATTCCCGAGCCGAGGAGCCATACTTCTGGCGTGGTGCTAGTCGGTGTTGGTCCAGCCTGAATGCTAGCAAACGGGTGCGCTGGGTCATGCGAGTCGTGGAGATAGGCGATGACATCATCAATCTGTTCAGGAAAACGATTGATGTCTTTCGTCTGACTCGGATAGGAAAGTGCTGCTGCGGTGCGCGGATCGCTTCCAGGCGCGCGACCGATGCCGAGATCAATCCGTCCAGGATACAACGCATCAAGCATGCGAAAGACTTCGGCGACCTTGAACGCGCTGTAGTGCGATAACATGACTCCGCCACTACCGACACGAATCGTTTGGGTACGCGCGGCTATTTGTCCAACCATGATTTCTGGACTGGTACCAGCAAAGCCAGGAAGGCTGTGATGTTCAGCGACCCAGAAGCGTTTGTAACCAAACTTTTCAGTGGCTTCGGCTAGGGCGATAGTATCGCGCAAGGCTTCAGCCGCAGTGCTGCCTTGGCGAACAGGAGATTGATCGAGAACACTTAATGTGAAGTTTTTGTTTGACACTATAGACCTCGGAAGACAGTAGTCAGTTATCAGTCGTCAGTTGTCAGTGGAAAAAGAAGGTAGACCGGAATAAGCGAAGCGTTTCCGGCTGTACCTGCGCCGGGAACGGCCTGTGGCCCCTTGGACTGGGCTCAGGACAGGCTTATCCTGGCCTCCGTCAATTCTTCTCCATAATCCGCAATCCCCAATCGACAATCCGCAATCAACTTACCCCTTCGGCAACCCCAGCACGCGCTCGCCCATAATGTTGTGCTGAATCTCACTGGTGCCACCAGCGATGGTGTACTGGCGTGCACTGAGCGCACGGTTGAGCCAACGTGGTGCGTCAGGAACGACCTCGCTAGGATTCTCTAGCAACGCATAACTGCCGAGCATTTCCGTAGCGAAGTTGGCGATGCGTACACCGAGTTCAGATCCACATAGCTTGAGCATAGATCCCTCTGGCCCCGGTGGTTGTCCTCTGAGCTGACGGGTTAAGTTGCGTTGCGCGGTATATTTGAGTGCTTCACTCTCAATGGCAAACTGTGCGAGCTTCTGTCGTACCCAGCTCTGCTCCCACAGGAGTTGTCCGTCAATACGCACCTGTTTCGCTAACGCCGCTAACCGTTGGACTTGTGCACTGTAACTCCCGTTGTCGAGTCTCATGACATCGCGTACTCATTTTTGTGCAAAAATCCAAGAAATTCGACGAATTCTTAGTGCGCGATGTTATGAGACCTGACACCCGTTGCCAGCGAAGCTGCGTTCGAACATCAATGTTGTGATTGCGACCTTCCATCCTCCATTCTTAGGGCCGAGTAAGTTTTCGCGCGGTGCCCGTACGTCCTCAAAGAATACTTCGTTGAAATGCCGGTGCCCATTCATCAGCACCAACGGACGTACGGTAACGCCAGGGGTTTTCATATCGAGTAAGAAGTAGCTGATACCTTGGTGTTTCGGTGCATCTGCGTCGGTGCGCGCTAACAGCACCATGTACTGAGCAAACTGTGCTCCGGAAGTCCAGACTTTTTGGCCGTTGATGAGGAAAAAGTCTCCCATATCGACTGCACGGGTTTGTAATCCGGCAAGATCAGAGCCTGCATTGGGTTCTGAGTAACCTTGGCACCAGATATCGTCGGCGTTGAGAATGCGTGGCAAGAAGTAACGCTTTTGTTCTTCAGTACCCCATTGCATGATGGTCGGTCCGGCTAAGCTGACACCCATGTAGCCAGGCAGTACCGGCGCACGTACTTGGCTGTACTCATCGTTAAAAATGATCTGCTCCATCAGCGTCGCCCCGCGTCCACCGTACTGCTGCGGCCAGGATAGACCTACCCAACCAGCGGCGTTGAGTTTCTTCTGCCAGGTGACCCGCCGCTCAAACGTCTCGCGATCGCCAGATACGCGTTCATCCATCGCGTCGTCGACACACAGGTCAGGCGTAATGTTGGCTTCCAACCAGCGTCGTACTTCTTTACGAAACGCTTCCTGTTCGGGGGTGTATTCAAAGTCCATAGAGTGCTCCTACTTGATGATAGCGGGCAACATTACGCTGCCTTCTTCTTTTTTCCTGCTTCTTCGAAATCGATATAAACCTTCGCGGCAGGTAAGGCTGGCGTCGCATCTCGTATTCCATGAAAGGGGCGCAACAAGACCTCGACGCGCTGCGCTGTTTCCTCTTCCACAAATGACTGTCCACAGATAGGGCACACACTCGCGGGGATACGACTAATGATTACTTCGACCTTGCTGCCCCGACGGGTAAAGGCCTGACTCACCCGCGCCAGCTGAGGGCGTCCGGGGCAGTCTCCTGTACAGTGTGTGCGAGTAATTTTTTTCATACTTTCTTTCGTCGTCCTTTCCTCCGTCGTTTCCAGTCGGGCGGTTCCCAATGGAGCGTATCAGGAATATAGGTAGTGATGACTGTCGCGACCACTTCGCCAGGAACATACTCCACCACAACGTGATAGGGAATGCGCTCTGGCACTGTGAATGCGAGCAATAAGACGCGAGTTCCATAGTCTTCGACAACGTCTCCAGTCAATACCGCAGTACGAAGCTCGGCAACAGTAAGTCCATCCTTGAAAGCTTCGGTGAGCGCGTGAGGAAGCGCAAACTCAATGCGGACCCGACCCGCAGCCATCTGTTGACGAAGGCGACGAACGTTCATCGCTGTTTCTTGTCGATCATTTTAGGCATGGAGTAGCTCCAACAATGCCTTCGCCTCTTGTAAATCCCTCGTATCAAACCCTTCGGTGAACCAATTGTAAATCTCGGATAACATGTGGTGAGATTCAGCCCTTTTACCCTGCGCCTGCCACAACCGTGCGAGGCTCATCGCGGCACGGAGTTCCCAGGATTTGGCTTCCTGCTTTTGCGCGATCGCAATGGCTGTGAGGAAGCATTCTTCCGCCTCTCGCTCTATCTCAGTTGAGGCTTGGGGCTTGGGATTTGGGACTTGTGAGGAGGAGGACCCAGCCCCTAGTCCCCAGTCCCTAGTTCCTAGTTGCAGCGTTAGCTCGCCTTTAATCCGATGTAGCTCCGCTTCGTAGACTCGTTCACCGGTTTTATCTATGAGTGCTAGTGCCTCAGCCAGGATAGTCAGCCCTTCCTCTTGCTGTCCTCTTTTTCCGTATGCATAGGCTAGGAGGGAGAGAACCCAGGGCCGCGCGACTTCTGTCCGTGTCGCCTGCCAGGTCTCTAGTCCTTGGCGCATCATGGCGACCGCTTCCTCTTCCTGTCCCTGCTCGACGAGTGCCCAGCCCCGCAGGATCGTTCCGTGCATCAAGTGGTAGGTAAACCCGTGTTCGCTTGAGAGCGTGATGGCTGCGGCGGCTTGCTTCTGCACTGCTAGTGTGTTGCGACGAAACAGGTGGACTTCTGCCGCGTAGGTGCAGGAATGGGCGAGACTAAAAGGGTGGGCAATCTCTTGGGCCAAGCTGAGTCCAGCCTGACTCATGTGCAGAGCTTGGTCTGGATAGCCTCGCAACCATAAGGCCAAGGCGGCAAAGTCGCGGCTGGCCACCCCAGGATCTTCCCCTCCACACAACAGCGTTAGGGTACGATGATGTTGCGGATCGTAGAGGCGGATACTCTGTTCGAGGTGGACTTGGGCTCGACTCAGTTCTCCCATGCAAAAGAACGTCTGCCCCAGGAGATCGTGCGCTTCAACCAGAAAAGCTGGGTCTCGTGTGTTCTGAGCAAGCGAGAGGATCAGTTCCCCGAGATCGCAAGCTCTCTGATATTCTGCGCGGACAATACGAAATTGACAGAGGCCTCCCAGCACCGGAAAGAGTTGGGTTGTGTCCTCAGTTTGCTGACACAACTCGCGCGCGCGCATATAGGTCTGCCCCACCTCTGGGGCTGCGTATCCTTTGGTGGCGATTAACGCCTCTCCCAAGCTGAGTTGTAACGCGAGTTCCTGCCGATCGCGCTTCGGGGTATCTGGCAGCGTTTCGAGAAACTCCAACGCCACGATCAGATCATTGACGGCTTCCACGTATGCCGAACGTTGTACGGCTTGTCGCCCAGCGAGCCCAAGATAGGTCACGGCCTTCTCAGTGTTGCCACTGCGTTGATAATGGTGCGCTAACTCGTCGTAATGCTCTTCTAACCGCTCCTGGTAGAGTTGCTCAATCGCTTGTCCACTCTGTTCATGTAGCGCCTTGCGTTGGTCGATGAGCACGGAGTTATAGGCCACTTCCTGGGTGAGGGCATGCTTAAAGATGTATTCCACTTCTGGGAACGCTGGCTGTTCGTAGAGAAACTCTTTGTGTTGGAGCGAAGAGAGCAGACGATAGAGTGCCTC
The Deltaproteobacteria bacterium DNA segment above includes these coding regions:
- a CDS encoding CinA family nicotinamide mononucleotide deamidase-related protein, translated to MATAEIVAIGSELLLGQIVDTNSTWMAQQLTSLGVNMYYKSVVGDNPERMREVLSRALERADFVITSGGLGPTQDDLTREVVAEVTSRKLILHQPFLEQIQHRFRSRGFIMTPNNERQAYMPEGAIPVTNPNGTAPSFVVEDPRGSIFVLPGVPFELKWLFENEVAPYLRRKFSLNEIITYRVLKVAELGESRVDDLMGHFIANSKNPTVGVLAHPGQVDIRIAAKAPSKEEAMKLIAPVEAEMRQIIGKHIFAVDDETIEQTVGNLLREKKKTIAVCEDLTGGMVTDRLQEADRERFFEGIIYNGQTSLRRLLTHSRQANRIDELLRDPQKLADELAWAVREQAGSDLGLAVYSLPDLTDQSQNLARGQTFLSITDGKGFKTRQYQMAGRGRPDRTRMSFNAMALVRLALMEGIE
- a CDS encoding RES domain-containing protein: MIGFRHTDPRFPFLWEDASQPAGRWHAEGEGPVHYLCDTPDGAWAELLRHEEVTDPDDLLTIRRSLWAVELDNDPAHIPTLPTEILTGGPGTYPACQEEARRHRQQGITRVEAPSAALLPGAARGWRVDGGLQPGSPRDGKVIVLFGSRPDLVGWIATREGRPGEDLLPKVRHFSPSRKKKNTPR
- a CDS encoding SMP-30/gluconolactonase/LRE family protein, with the translated sequence MSATVVATGLEFPEGPVWNKDGSVYVTEIRAGQIRRVASDGKSSVFARTGGGPNGAAIGPDGALYVTNNGGFNWNNGMPIGPALDYEGGRIERIDKNGMIQRLYTSCDGQQLSAPNDLVFDTDENFYFTDPIQRNPNLRETPGNPTKRPGSVYYASPDGKHIHRVATNLQHPNGIGLTPDGKTLIVAQTFAGNVIAFPILSPGRVGEQRLFGTLPTGSFPDSLCLDEAGYVLVAGILSGGTIVFAPDGKLDRVIPSEDKIVTNVAFGGPAFTTLYITESGLGRLVTQEWVRRGLVLFPDRQ
- a CDS encoding LLM class flavin-dependent oxidoreductase; this encodes MSNKNFTLSVLDQSPVRQGSTAAEALRDTIALAEATEKFGYKRFWVAEHHSLPGFAGTSPEIMVGQIAARTQTIRVGSGGVMLSHYSAFKVAEVFRMLDALYPGRIDLGIGRAPGSDPRTAAALSYPSQTKDINRFPEQIDDVIAYLHDSHDPAHPFASIQAGPTPTSTTPEVWLLGSGIDSAYMAAERGLPFSYAHFFGAGTENGPRIAEAYRKRFQPSQFLSEPLVNVAVHIVCAETAEEAKRLASSRNLVRLNIVRNRRRGVPSPEEALSYPYTPEERAYLEQFSRVNIDGTPDQVRAQLEAVADAYQTTDITVVTIVYDFAAKIRSYELVAEVCGGK
- a CDS encoding DUF4258 domain-containing protein is translated as MNVRRLRQQMAAGRVRIEFALPHALTEAFKDGLTVAELRTAVLTGDVVEDYGTRVLLLAFTVPERIPYHVVVEYVPGEVVATVITTYIPDTLHWEPPDWKRRRKGRRKKV